In the genome of Deinococcus deserti VCD115, one region contains:
- a CDS encoding SDR family oxidoreductase: MTLRSDGLAGKVAVVTGASSGIGAATALALAAQGASVVLVARREDRLQDLARQVQSSGGHAEVVVADLADEAQARLTVERAVSAFGRVDILVNNAGLMLLGPVTGADTTDWRRMIDVNLLGLMYTTHAALPHMRTQGGGHIVNISSVSGRGASPTSAGYSASKWGVGGFSEGLRQEVRLDRIRVTVIEPGVVATELTDHITHQDTKVAYEGRIQTMIPLEAEDIAAAVVYAVTQPERVNVNEILIRPLDQG, translated from the coding sequence ATGACATTACGGTCTGATGGTCTGGCAGGAAAGGTTGCAGTCGTGACGGGCGCAAGCAGCGGCATCGGTGCGGCGACAGCACTTGCACTCGCGGCGCAGGGCGCGAGTGTGGTGCTGGTCGCGCGGCGCGAGGACCGCCTTCAGGACCTGGCGCGGCAGGTGCAGAGCTCCGGTGGCCACGCTGAGGTGGTTGTCGCGGATCTCGCCGATGAAGCTCAGGCACGGCTCACGGTGGAGCGCGCCGTGAGCGCATTCGGGCGGGTGGACATTCTCGTGAACAACGCCGGACTGATGCTGCTGGGACCGGTCACCGGCGCTGACACGACCGACTGGCGCCGCATGATCGACGTGAACCTGCTGGGGCTGATGTACACCACCCACGCGGCCCTTCCACACATGCGGACCCAGGGCGGCGGGCATATCGTCAACATCTCCTCGGTCTCCGGGCGCGGCGCAAGCCCGACTTCTGCCGGGTACAGCGCCTCCAAATGGGGCGTCGGTGGCTTCAGCGAGGGCCTGCGGCAGGAAGTCCGGCTGGACCGCATCCGCGTGACGGTGATCGAGCCGGGCGTCGTGGCGACCGAACTGACCGATCACATCACTCACCAGGACACCAAGGTCGCTTACGAGGGCCGCATTCAGACCATGATTCCCCTGGAAGCCGAGGACATTGCCGCGGCTGTCGTGTATGCCGTGACGCAACCGGAGCGGGTCAACGTCAACGAAATCCTGATCCGCCCACTCGACCAGGGTTGA
- a CDS encoding amidase — MRNSEILFASIPQVAACYRSGSLSPVEVTRACLARIEELDPALNAFISVTAELALAQAVQAETELRSGTDRGPLHGIPVALKDLTDTAGVRTTCGSRLLADHVPGQDAVVTVRLREAGAVLLGKTNLLEFAYGSVHPDYGQTNNPWDVTRTSGGSSGGSAAAVAAGLCFAAFGTDTGGSIRIPAAYCGVTGLKPTYGLVPLDGVFPLSWSLDHGGPIARSSGDAALMLAALTGGPHDAAPRDLQGVRLGVLAEHARGPDMQQGVVEVFDQACDALRRAGAVLVEVHIPQLDRMDTAMMHVLLPEASAVHAAWLQQSPGAYAPDTRMHLEQGFAVSGVEHVRAQQYRRKLALDFLAALTDVDAILSPTVAWVAPHEDPVVSDNEGSTEARRTAPANLTGFPALSLNAGFSEGLPVGLQITTRPGADALALSLGMSLEALLDGNRIPPLGGTPTTERRTP; from the coding sequence ATGCGTAACTCCGAGATCCTCTTCGCGTCCATTCCGCAGGTGGCAGCCTGCTACCGGAGCGGTTCCCTGTCTCCCGTCGAGGTGACTCGCGCGTGTCTGGCACGCATCGAGGAACTCGACCCAGCGCTGAACGCGTTCATTTCCGTTACAGCGGAGCTGGCCCTTGCTCAGGCGGTGCAAGCTGAAACAGAACTGCGCAGTGGAACCGACAGGGGACCGCTGCACGGCATTCCTGTCGCGCTCAAGGACCTCACGGACACCGCAGGAGTCCGCACCACCTGCGGCTCCCGCCTTCTTGCGGATCATGTTCCTGGCCAGGACGCGGTCGTCACGGTGCGGCTCCGGGAAGCCGGCGCGGTCCTGCTCGGTAAAACGAACCTGCTGGAGTTCGCGTACGGCAGCGTGCACCCGGATTACGGCCAGACGAACAATCCCTGGGACGTGACCCGCACGTCCGGCGGCAGCAGTGGCGGCTCGGCCGCGGCTGTCGCGGCTGGCCTGTGCTTCGCGGCATTCGGAACAGACACAGGCGGATCTATCCGCATTCCCGCGGCCTACTGCGGCGTAACCGGGCTCAAACCCACCTATGGACTGGTGCCCCTCGATGGTGTTTTTCCTCTGTCCTGGTCGCTGGATCACGGCGGTCCGATCGCGCGCAGCAGCGGTGACGCCGCCCTGATGCTTGCCGCCCTGACCGGAGGTCCGCACGACGCTGCGCCACGTGACCTGCAGGGCGTCCGGCTGGGAGTGCTGGCAGAACACGCCCGGGGCCCCGACATGCAGCAGGGAGTGGTGGAAGTCTTCGACCAGGCGTGTGACGCCCTGCGTAGGGCCGGAGCAGTTCTGGTTGAAGTGCACATTCCGCAGCTCGACCGTATGGATACCGCGATGATGCATGTGCTGCTTCCCGAAGCGAGTGCCGTACATGCGGCGTGGTTGCAGCAGTCTCCCGGGGCGTACGCGCCGGACACCCGCATGCATCTCGAACAGGGATTCGCGGTCAGTGGGGTAGAGCATGTGCGCGCACAGCAGTACCGCCGCAAACTCGCACTCGACTTCCTCGCGGCTCTCACTGACGTCGACGCGATCCTCTCACCAACCGTGGCGTGGGTCGCGCCGCACGAGGACCCCGTCGTCTCGGACAACGAAGGTTCCACCGAAGCGCGGCGCACCGCCCCAGCCAACCTCACAGGCTTCCCAGCACTGAGCCTCAACGCAGGCTTCTCTGAGGGTCTGCCGGTCGGTCTGCAGATCACGACCCGGCCCGGTGCCGACGCCCTGGCCCTCTCGCTTGGCATGAGCCTCGAAGCGCTCCTGGATGGCAACCGGATCCCGCCCCTCGGGGGCACACCAACGACCGAAAGGAGAACCCCATGA
- a CDS encoding SDR family NAD(P)-dependent oxidoreductase yields the protein MIVRFDGQTVIVTGAAHGFGRAISLAFATRGANVWACDVNEAGLRETETLSAEQGTPLQVRSVDVADREAVRALVLEASGGERVDVLVNNAGGVLGQVGRPIEEISQDDWHAIFRVNLDGAFYFSQAVAPLMKARGAGRIINISSGAGLGVSLTGIQAYASAKAAQIGLTRQLAHELGTWGITVNNVAPGFVLSNPTTERQWQSYGEDGQRRLIDNIALKRLGSPDDIAHAVLFFASEYAGWVTGQILSVDGGK from the coding sequence ATGATCGTCCGTTTCGACGGCCAGACCGTCATCGTGACGGGCGCCGCTCACGGCTTCGGACGGGCGATCAGTCTGGCGTTCGCCACACGCGGCGCCAACGTCTGGGCCTGTGACGTGAACGAAGCTGGGCTGCGCGAAACGGAGACCCTCTCAGCTGAACAAGGCACTCCATTGCAGGTTCGCTCGGTCGATGTCGCAGACCGGGAGGCGGTGCGCGCCCTGGTACTCGAAGCGTCAGGAGGAGAGCGGGTCGATGTCCTCGTGAACAACGCAGGCGGCGTCCTCGGTCAGGTCGGCCGCCCCATTGAAGAGATCAGCCAGGACGACTGGCACGCGATCTTCCGGGTGAACCTCGACGGTGCGTTTTACTTCAGTCAGGCGGTCGCGCCACTGATGAAGGCCCGGGGCGCCGGGCGCATCATCAACATCAGCAGCGGCGCCGGGCTCGGCGTGAGTCTCACAGGCATTCAGGCTTACGCCAGCGCGAAAGCTGCGCAGATCGGGCTGACCCGGCAGCTGGCGCACGAACTCGGCACGTGGGGCATCACCGTGAACAACGTCGCGCCGGGCTTCGTGTTGAGCAACCCCACCACGGAACGGCAGTGGCAGAGCTACGGCGAAGACGGGCAACGCCGCTTGATCGACAACATTGCCCTGAAACGCCTCGGCAGCCCGGATGACATCGCGCACGCCGTCCTGTTCTTCGCGTCCGAGTACGCCGGCTGGGTCACCGGGCAGATCCTCAGCGTGGACGGAGGAAAATGA
- a CDS encoding dipeptidase produces MMDDVLTYLEEHYERHLEDLRTFVRIPSVSTEGQHAPDVRRAAEWVAARLSSAGLTDARVTDTPGHPVVTASWTNHPGAPTILVYGHYDVQPPDPLERWDSPPFEATERDGNMYARGVSDDKAPMLIPIRVTEAFLQARGALPINVKFLFEGEEEIGSPNLGAFVRDHAQQLQADFVLSADGGMWRADVPTLTVSARGLVALEFTVRGPGKDLHSGRHGGSLHNPLHAISRMVASLHGPDGRVSVEGFYDDVVPVSPAIRADTAALPFNDEAYLREVGAPATFGEPGYSTLERQWYRPTLELNGLWGGYTGEGAKTVLPSEAHAKITCRLVPGQDPDRIRERIEAHLRQHAPPGVTVTFEESRHGAPAYRIPPEHVGLRVAREAIRSVYGQDPLMVGMGGSIPICDTFRDALDMDTVFFSFAVGDENIHAPNEFFRLARFQEGARAWTAYFEALARSVDAVVTATR; encoded by the coding sequence ATGATGGACGACGTCCTGACCTACTTAGAAGAGCATTATGAGCGCCACCTGGAAGACCTGCGGACGTTCGTCCGTATTCCAAGCGTCAGCACGGAGGGGCAGCATGCGCCCGATGTGCGCCGCGCTGCGGAATGGGTGGCCGCGCGCCTCAGCTCCGCCGGCCTCACAGACGCCCGGGTGACCGACACGCCAGGCCACCCGGTGGTGACGGCCTCATGGACAAATCATCCCGGTGCGCCGACCATCCTCGTTTATGGCCACTACGATGTGCAGCCGCCCGATCCGCTCGAACGGTGGGACAGCCCCCCATTCGAAGCTACCGAGCGGGACGGGAACATGTACGCCCGCGGTGTGTCGGACGACAAGGCTCCCATGCTGATTCCGATCCGTGTGACTGAGGCGTTTCTGCAGGCGCGCGGGGCACTCCCGATCAACGTCAAGTTCCTGTTCGAGGGCGAGGAGGAAATCGGCAGCCCGAACCTCGGGGCGTTCGTGCGCGACCACGCGCAGCAGCTTCAGGCGGACTTCGTCCTGTCGGCCGACGGGGGTATGTGGCGCGCGGACGTCCCGACCCTGACCGTAAGCGCGCGCGGGCTGGTCGCGTTGGAGTTCACCGTGCGTGGCCCGGGGAAGGATCTGCATTCGGGACGGCATGGCGGCAGCCTCCACAACCCGCTGCATGCGATCTCACGGATGGTCGCGAGCCTGCACGGTCCCGACGGCCGGGTGAGTGTCGAAGGCTTCTATGACGATGTGGTGCCCGTATCGCCCGCCATTCGGGCAGACACGGCCGCCCTGCCTTTCAATGACGAAGCGTACCTGAGGGAGGTGGGCGCGCCTGCCACGTTTGGAGAGCCAGGCTACAGCACGCTGGAACGCCAGTGGTACCGTCCGACACTCGAACTGAACGGGCTGTGGGGGGGATACACCGGTGAGGGCGCTAAAACCGTCCTGCCAAGCGAGGCGCACGCAAAAATTACCTGCCGACTCGTTCCGGGTCAGGATCCGGACCGCATCAGGGAGAGGATCGAGGCTCACCTGCGGCAGCACGCTCCTCCTGGGGTGACGGTCACGTTCGAAGAGAGCAGACACGGAGCACCCGCCTACCGAATTCCCCCGGAGCATGTGGGGTTACGGGTCGCTCGTGAGGCAATCCGGAGCGTTTACGGTCAGGATCCACTGATGGTCGGCATGGGCGGCTCGATCCCCATCTGCGACACGTTCCGTGACGCGCTCGACATGGACACCGTGTTCTTTTCGTTCGCGGTGGGCGACGAGAACATTCATGCTCCGAATGAGTTTTTCCGCCTCGCCCGGTTTCAGGAGGGCGCGCGGGCATGGACAGCTTATTTCGAAGCTCTCGCCCGATCCGTCGATGCTGTGGTCACGGCCACGCGGTGA